A window of the Mucilaginibacter sp. cycad4 genome harbors these coding sequences:
- a CDS encoding gliding motility protein RemB, producing the protein MQKLYSLSFRKTFIVAIIVLFTSQLSKAQSVYLPNSYQLYQKFNSDIYSVKNSAHTSLRPFLIDSTILHSYDSVMNVGVKDRKTWAGRKLFNEHLFDVKTKEYTFYADYITDLQIGRDFNDSRSTNLNTRGYQIGGTVGDKFSFYTSGFENSAKFVSYYNDYINAGGFIPGQAYARKYTGQARNSQDWSYVTAILSYSVTKKLNITLGEDKMFIGDGYRSVLLSDFAANMPLLRLTADLGPVRYMIAWAYIEDLKQPKFDSFGSNRRKWALFHYIDWNITKRASFGMFNALITPEADNQGSRSGFDVNFVNPILFASSLGPGGYQKDNVFLGFNAKYKIFDKAALYGQIMFDRFKGSDFFSGNSTDNTNGWQLGIRGADIFKVKRLNYLFEYNTVKPYTYSNQQSISSYSFYGDPLAHPYGANFRELLGILNYSVGRFDIQGQLNYAKYGLDALKTDNNGKIITKPFVPSANTTTTIGQGLSTQLYYGEGTVAYILNPKYNLRLELGALYRQEKNDQKDSKSTMITFGLRSSFRNLYHDF; encoded by the coding sequence ATGCAAAAACTCTACTCCTTAAGTTTTCGAAAAACATTTATAGTAGCCATAATTGTCTTATTCACATCGCAGTTAAGCAAGGCACAATCAGTTTATTTACCTAATTCATACCAGCTGTATCAGAAGTTCAATTCGGATATTTATTCTGTAAAAAACTCGGCCCATACTTCATTGCGTCCCTTTTTAATTGACAGTACTATTTTGCACAGCTATGATTCGGTAATGAATGTTGGCGTTAAAGATCGTAAAACCTGGGCCGGACGTAAATTATTTAACGAACACCTCTTTGATGTAAAAACTAAAGAATATACTTTTTATGCCGATTATATTACGGATCTGCAAATAGGCAGGGATTTTAACGATAGCCGTTCAACAAACCTAAATACCCGCGGGTACCAGATAGGAGGTACTGTTGGCGATAAGTTTTCGTTTTACACCAGCGGTTTTGAAAATTCGGCGAAATTTGTTTCCTATTACAACGATTATATTAATGCCGGCGGCTTTATACCAGGGCAAGCCTACGCCAGGAAATATACAGGGCAGGCACGGAACTCACAGGATTGGTCGTATGTAACTGCAATACTCTCTTATTCAGTAACAAAAAAGCTAAATATTACTTTAGGCGAGGATAAAATGTTTATTGGCGATGGTTACCGGTCGGTGCTCCTGTCTGACTTTGCAGCCAACATGCCTCTTCTCAGGCTTACTGCCGATTTGGGGCCCGTACGCTATATGATAGCCTGGGCTTATATTGAAGATCTTAAACAACCAAAATTTGACAGTTTTGGAAGCAACCGCCGCAAATGGGCTTTGTTCCATTATATCGACTGGAATATAACCAAACGCGCATCATTCGGTATGTTTAATGCGTTGATAACTCCCGAAGCCGACAACCAGGGCAGCCGGTCGGGCTTTGACGTCAATTTTGTAAACCCCATTTTATTTGCAAGCTCATTAGGTCCGGGCGGGTACCAAAAGGATAACGTATTTTTAGGTTTCAATGCCAAATACAAGATTTTTGATAAAGCTGCGCTGTATGGACAAATCATGTTCGACAGGTTCAAAGGCAGCGATTTCTTTTCGGGCAACAGTACCGATAACACCAACGGTTGGCAGCTGGGTATCCGTGGTGCGGATATTTTCAAAGTTAAAAGGCTAAACTATTTATTTGAATATAACACTGTTAAACCATACACTTACAGTAACCAGCAGTCAATAAGCAGTTATTCTTTTTATGGCGATCCGCTGGCACACCCTTACGGAGCAAACTTCAGGGAGCTTTTGGGTATTTTGAATTATTCGGTTGGCAGGTTTGATATCCAGGGACAGCTCAATTATGCCAAATATGGCCTCGATGCTTTAAAAACCGACAATAACGGTAAAATCATTACCAAACCATTTGTGCCCTCGGCAAATACCACGACCACTATTGGGCAGGGCCTGAGCACACAATTATATTATGGCGAAGGCACAGTAGCCTATATTTTGAACCCAAAGTATAATTTACGCCTGGAACTCGGCGCATTATATCGCCAGGAAAAGAATGATCAGAAGGATTCAAAAAGCACCATGATCACCTTCGGGTTAAGAAGCTCGTTCAGGAATTTATATCACGATTTTTAA
- a CDS encoding winged helix DNA-binding domain-containing protein translates to MTIRDIANIRVYNQHLKHDKFKKPEEVVGYMCAMQAQEYAHAKWAIGLRMSSPSDKAVEKAMTTGAILRTHVLRPTWHFVLPQDIRWMLSLTAPRINAGNAAMYKKQEVTDAIFNKSFDVFIKAMRGGKQLTRAEIVSALHEADIATDDLRLTILLMKAELEQLICSGARQGKQFTYALLDERAPIVPAIDRDEAIARLVLRYFTGHGPATINDFVHWSGLTVADAKTGIEINKGRLNNIIIEGVNYWMHADVDFNTAKKAGAYLLPVYDELIIAYKNRDAMVPARFRDKMGAITFFPTIMVNNQVIGNWGRSIGKKNIDIELKPFDKLNKMQNQAIETAMQRFKKFNGLG, encoded by the coding sequence ATGACCATACGTGATATAGCTAACATCCGGGTTTATAACCAGCACCTTAAACACGATAAATTCAAAAAGCCCGAAGAGGTGGTTGGCTATATGTGCGCCATGCAGGCACAAGAATATGCCCATGCCAAATGGGCAATTGGATTACGTATGTCATCCCCATCGGACAAGGCCGTGGAAAAAGCCATGACCACCGGTGCTATTTTACGAACCCATGTATTAAGGCCAACCTGGCATTTTGTTTTACCGCAGGACATCCGCTGGATGCTTAGCCTTACCGCTCCAAGAATCAACGCGGGCAATGCCGCCATGTATAAAAAACAAGAAGTCACCGATGCAATTTTTAACAAAAGTTTTGATGTATTTATAAAAGCCATGCGGGGCGGCAAACAATTAACCCGTGCCGAAATTGTTTCGGCCTTGCATGAGGCAGATATAGCCACCGACGACCTCAGGCTTACGATACTATTAATGAAAGCCGAACTGGAGCAATTAATTTGCAGTGGCGCAAGACAGGGTAAACAATTTACTTATGCACTGCTTGATGAACGTGCGCCAATAGTACCGGCCATAGATCGTGACGAGGCGATAGCCCGCCTGGTTTTGCGATATTTTACAGGCCATGGCCCCGCTACGATAAATGATTTTGTACATTGGAGCGGCCTTACCGTGGCCGATGCCAAAACCGGGATCGAAATAAATAAAGGCCGGTTAAATAATATCATCATTGAAGGGGTAAACTATTGGATGCATGCTGATGTGGATTTTAATACAGCAAAAAAAGCCGGGGCTTACCTTCTGCCTGTTTATGACGAGTTAATTATCGCCTATAAAAACCGCGATGCAATGGTACCCGCCAGGTTTCGGGATAAGATGGGGGCTATTACCTTTTTCCCAACCATAATGGTCAATAACCAGGTGATTGGCAACTGGGGCCGGAGCATAGGTAAAAAGAATATTGATATTGAGCTCAAACCATTTGACAAACTCAATAAAATGCAAAATCAGGCTATTGAAACCGCTATGCAACGTTTTAAAAAGTTTAATGGTCTCGGATAA
- a CDS encoding DNA-formamidopyrimidine glycosylase family protein: MPELPDLQAFSHNLQKMLAGKTVKKIEVPNAKKLNVSVHELDEVLSGQKLEKVYREGKELHIKFNKGDVLGLHLMLHGKLFLFDTKNENKYSILELHFDDNSGLVLTDFQGIATPTLNPEKKDVPDALDADVEYLKKRLAKTKTNIKTVLLDQKIMRGVGNAYADEILWHARISPFSVSSKIPEDKLKNLVLSIKTVLENAEKSILKSNPDIINGEVRDFMDIHNSKKKHSPTGAAIIINEASRKTYYTDEQELFE, from the coding sequence ATGCCCGAACTACCCGATCTGCAGGCGTTTAGCCATAACCTGCAAAAAATGCTTGCAGGTAAAACCGTCAAAAAAATAGAAGTGCCTAACGCTAAAAAACTAAATGTTAGCGTACATGAACTGGACGAGGTTTTAAGCGGACAAAAGCTGGAAAAAGTATATCGCGAAGGTAAGGAACTGCATATTAAATTTAACAAGGGCGATGTACTGGGTCTGCACCTGATGCTGCACGGTAAACTATTTTTATTCGATACCAAAAACGAAAACAAATACAGCATCCTTGAACTGCACTTTGATGACAACAGCGGATTGGTGCTGACCGATTTCCAGGGGATAGCAACGCCTACCCTCAACCCCGAAAAAAAGGACGTACCCGACGCGCTTGATGCCGATGTTGAGTATTTGAAAAAGCGCCTGGCAAAAACAAAAACCAATATTAAAACTGTTCTGCTTGATCAAAAGATCATGAGAGGCGTCGGCAACGCTTATGCCGATGAAATTTTGTGGCATGCCCGCATTTCACCCTTCTCCGTAAGCAGTAAAATACCGGAGGATAAACTGAAAAACCTGGTTCTGTCAATAAAAACAGTACTGGAAAATGCCGAAAAAAGCATCCTGAAATCAAACCCAGACATTATTAACGGAGAAGTTCGCGATTTCATGGATATCCACAATTCCAAGAAAAAACACAGCCCAACGGGCGCTGCCATCATAATTAATGAAGCTTCAAGAAAAACATATTATACTGATGAGCAGGAATTGTTTGAGTAA
- a CDS encoding MFS transporter: MATVSLGSPAGKWIMVSAILASAMAFIDGTALNVVLPALQQSLDAKGADLFWILNAYLLMLASLILIGGSLGDKLGRKKVFMIGIFIFITGSALCGLSPGVFYLIVFRIIQGIGGALMIPGSLSLISSSIDVKERGKAIGTWSAITTVVTMGGPVLGGALADAGLWRYIFFINIPIGIVALLILWRKVAESKDDSADQTIDFPGAVSIALGLALLTFGFLRMPAVGFNSWQVYGSLALGLLLLIVFIYIEGTSKHPMMPLNLFNNKTFSGINLLTFFLYAGLGGGMLFISLNMVQVQGYSQLQSGLTFLPFTVLMISIARYAGAIADKKGPRLLLIIGPALAGAGLLMLSFIKQTTGPSDYWTSFFPGVLVFGFGMSLTVAPLTATVMGSVSDHFSGTASGINNAMTRIANVFANAIFGALAVLFFSGAMQGELKKLSLNEKDKKTVMEQSANLGNAKVPAGINGANKKAVGIAYHNGFISAYGNIMRICAGLGFLGALMSVIFIRNSAVKKE, encoded by the coding sequence ATGGCTACAGTTTCATTGGGCAGCCCGGCCGGCAAATGGATCATGGTTTCGGCGATATTGGCTTCGGCCATGGCGTTTATTGATGGTACTGCACTTAACGTAGTACTGCCGGCATTACAGCAAAGCCTTGATGCCAAAGGAGCCGATCTCTTCTGGATCCTGAACGCCTACCTGTTGATGCTTGCCTCTCTTATTTTAATAGGCGGCTCACTTGGCGATAAGCTGGGGCGGAAGAAGGTCTTCATGATCGGGATCTTTATTTTTATAACCGGATCGGCCCTTTGCGGGCTTTCACCGGGCGTTTTTTATCTCATTGTTTTCAGGATCATACAGGGTATTGGCGGCGCACTGATGATCCCGGGGAGCCTTTCGCTTATTTCATCTTCCATCGATGTAAAAGAAAGGGGCAAGGCTATTGGAACATGGTCGGCCATTACCACAGTAGTTACCATGGGCGGACCGGTACTGGGTGGCGCCTTAGCCGATGCCGGTTTATGGCGGTACATATTCTTTATTAATATCCCCATAGGTATAGTAGCTTTGCTCATCCTGTGGCGTAAGGTTGCCGAAAGTAAGGATGATAGTGCCGACCAAACCATTGATTTTCCCGGAGCTGTTTCCATTGCGTTAGGGCTTGCTTTGTTAACGTTTGGTTTTTTGCGGATGCCGGCGGTTGGATTTAATAGTTGGCAGGTTTATGGATCATTAGCCCTGGGCCTGTTATTGCTCATCGTTTTTATTTACATAGAAGGTACAAGCAAACACCCTATGATGCCGCTGAACCTGTTTAATAATAAAACCTTTAGCGGGATAAATCTGCTTACATTTTTTCTGTATGCAGGTTTGGGTGGCGGTATGCTGTTTATATCGCTAAACATGGTACAGGTGCAGGGGTATAGTCAGCTGCAATCCGGGTTAACGTTTTTACCTTTTACAGTGCTTATGATCTCCATTGCGCGTTACGCAGGAGCTATTGCCGATAAAAAAGGCCCGCGTTTATTGCTCATCATCGGGCCGGCTTTGGCGGGGGCAGGATTACTAATGTTGTCGTTCATTAAGCAAACTACAGGCCCTTCCGATTATTGGACAAGCTTTTTCCCTGGCGTGCTTGTTTTTGGCTTCGGCATGTCATTAACGGTAGCGCCGCTTACGGCAACGGTAATGGGATCGGTAAGTGATCATTTTTCGGGCACAGCGTCGGGCATTAACAATGCCATGACCCGGATCGCCAATGTTTTTGCCAATGCCATTTTTGGTGCCCTGGCGGTTTTGTTTTTTTCGGGAGCGATGCAGGGGGAGTTGAAAAAGTTATCTCTTAATGAAAAAGATAAAAAGACGGTTATGGAACAATCGGCCAACTTAGGTAATGCTAAAGTGCCCGCCGGTATTAACGGAGCTAACAAAAAGGCGGTCGGGATTGCCTATCACAACGGATTTATTTCGGCCTATGGCAATATTATGCGGATCTGCGCCGGCCTTGGTTTCCTGGGTGCGCTGATGTCGGTTATTTTTATCAGGAATAGTGCTGTTAAGAAGGAGTGA
- a CDS encoding DUF779 domain-containing protein: protein MIKRVTITPEASKLIAELKSRFGDLMFHQSGGCCDGSSPMCFEKGEFKLGGSDVKIGEVDDCEFWMSKDQFEYWQHTQLQLDITKGRGSSFSIEIPTGFRFMIHSRLFTEEELKDLEPLSFIN, encoded by the coding sequence ATGATCAAAAGAGTAACTATCACCCCCGAAGCTTCAAAGCTGATAGCCGAACTCAAATCCCGCTTTGGCGACCTGATGTTCCATCAAAGCGGTGGCTGCTGCGATGGCTCATCGCCCATGTGTTTTGAAAAAGGTGAGTTTAAACTCGGCGGCAGCGATGTGAAAATAGGAGAGGTGGATGATTGTGAATTTTGGATGAGTAAGGACCAGTTTGAATACTGGCAGCATACCCAGCTCCAGCTTGATATTACCAAAGGCCGTGGTTCAAGTTTTTCAATAGAAATACCTACGGGTTTTAGGTTTATGATCCATTCAAGGTTGTTTACTGAAGAAGAGTTGAAAGATTTAGAACCGCTGAGTTTTATAAATTAG
- a CDS encoding aldehyde dehydrogenase family protein, whose protein sequence is MSAVSKPSFKDKYDNFIGGKFVPPVKGEYFDNVSPIDGKVFTKAARSGKEDVELALDAAHAAFPAWGKTSAAHRASLLNKIADVIEANLEFLAVVECIDNGKAIRECRAADLPLVIDHFRYFAGVIRAEEGGISEHDEYTVSICLNEPLGVVGQIIPWNFPLLMATWKIAPALAAGNCCVVKPAEQTPTSIIILMELIQDILPPGVLNIITGFGPEAGKPLASSPRVAKVSFTGETTTGRLIMQYASENLIPVTMELGGKSPNIFFESVADADDEFFDKAVEGAVLFALNQGEVCTCPSRILVHENIYDKFMSKVIERTNAIIMGNPLDGTTMMGAQASNDQYEKIQSYLKIGKEEGAEVLCGGGIKKLDGELEGGYYIQPTLFKGNNKMRIFQEEIFGPVACVTTFKTTDEAIAIANDTLYGLGAGVWTRDAHELYQVPRAILAGRVWVNNYHAYPAHAPFGGYKKSGFGRENHKMMLGHYRQTKNMLISYNKNKLGFF, encoded by the coding sequence ATGAGCGCTGTTTCTAAACCATCCTTCAAGGATAAGTACGACAATTTTATCGGCGGCAAATTTGTTCCGCCCGTTAAAGGCGAATATTTTGATAACGTTTCGCCTATCGACGGCAAAGTGTTCACCAAAGCTGCACGATCAGGAAAGGAGGATGTTGAACTGGCTTTGGACGCCGCTCACGCCGCGTTCCCGGCATGGGGTAAAACCTCTGCTGCGCACCGCGCATCGCTACTAAATAAAATAGCCGATGTTATTGAAGCCAACCTGGAGTTTTTGGCTGTTGTAGAATGCATTGATAACGGTAAAGCCATTCGTGAATGCCGCGCTGCCGATTTGCCGCTGGTGATTGATCACTTCCGTTACTTCGCCGGTGTGATCCGTGCCGAAGAGGGCGGGATTTCCGAGCATGACGAATATACTGTAAGTATTTGTTTAAATGAACCATTGGGCGTTGTAGGACAGATCATCCCCTGGAATTTTCCGCTGCTGATGGCCACCTGGAAAATTGCCCCTGCACTGGCTGCCGGTAATTGCTGTGTTGTAAAACCGGCCGAACAAACCCCGACATCAATTATAATATTGATGGAACTGATCCAGGATATTTTGCCGCCGGGCGTTTTAAATATTATTACAGGTTTTGGTCCGGAGGCAGGTAAGCCGCTGGCGTCATCGCCAAGGGTTGCCAAGGTTTCTTTTACCGGCGAAACCACTACCGGCCGTTTGATTATGCAGTACGCATCTGAAAACCTCATCCCGGTTACTATGGAGCTGGGCGGAAAATCGCCAAATATCTTTTTTGAATCGGTGGCCGATGCCGACGACGAGTTTTTTGACAAAGCTGTTGAAGGCGCCGTATTATTTGCCCTTAACCAGGGCGAGGTTTGTACCTGCCCGTCGAGGATATTGGTGCATGAAAACATCTACGATAAATTTATGTCGAAGGTGATAGAGCGCACCAATGCTATTATTATGGGCAACCCGCTCGATGGCACCACGATGATGGGCGCGCAGGCATCTAACGATCAGTACGAAAAAATTCAATCGTACCTGAAAATCGGGAAGGAAGAAGGAGCCGAAGTGCTTTGCGGCGGCGGGATTAAAAAGCTTGATGGTGAGCTGGAAGGCGGTTATTATATTCAGCCCACGTTGTTTAAAGGTAATAACAAGATGCGCATTTTCCAGGAAGAGATCTTTGGTCCGGTGGCCTGTGTAACCACATTCAAAACCACCGATGAAGCCATCGCGATAGCCAATGATACATTATATGGTTTAGGTGCCGGTGTGTGGACCCGTGATGCACATGAACTTTACCAGGTGCCGCGTGCCATACTTGCAGGCAGGGTTTGGGTAAATAATTACCATGCTTACCCGGCACATGCGCCGTTTGGTGGGTACAAAAAATCAGGTTTTGGCCGCGAAAATCATAAAATGATGCTTGGCCACTACCGTCAAACTAAAAACATGCTGATCTCATATAATAAGAACAAGCTGGGATTTTTTTAA
- a CDS encoding AraC family transcriptional regulator codes for MNNKTLLSPLSLSHGKELNTLVENRKAYTMNQCELNVFETFERSELVPLTFSDLVITSMLRGKKVMHLFDKPGFDYLPGETVIVPPNITMKIDFPEATINQPSQCTALAINHDEITNTLDFLNENYPREDKRVWQLNYNQFHFFNNYELAQLINKLIRISTGDALTKDVLANLTLKELLIRIMQMQNLNEISDNLHELSSSSRFAYVLEYIRVHLSDKLNIDALSQMAFMSKASFFRAFRHELGISPVDYIIKERLQLAKQLMNNPQNSISEACFKAGFNNLNYFSRAFKKIEGTTPSYYKARSQRGHLN; via the coding sequence ATGAATAACAAAACCCTGTTATCTCCGCTAAGCCTCTCACACGGAAAAGAACTGAATACCCTGGTTGAAAACCGCAAGGCTTACACCATGAATCAGTGTGAGCTCAACGTTTTTGAAACTTTTGAGCGCAGCGAACTGGTGCCTTTAACTTTTAGCGACCTGGTAATTACCAGCATGCTGCGCGGCAAAAAGGTGATGCACCTGTTTGATAAACCTGGCTTCGACTACCTGCCTGGCGAAACAGTGATTGTTCCACCGAATATTACGATGAAGATAGATTTCCCGGAGGCCACTATTAACCAGCCCTCTCAATGTACAGCCCTGGCTATCAATCACGACGAAATTACCAATACGCTTGATTTTTTAAATGAGAATTACCCGAGGGAAGATAAGCGGGTATGGCAGCTGAACTATAATCAGTTCCATTTTTTTAATAATTACGAGCTGGCACAACTGATCAACAAGCTGATCCGGATCAGTACCGGCGATGCACTGACCAAAGATGTGCTTGCCAATCTCACTTTAAAAGAATTGCTGATCCGCATCATGCAGATGCAGAACCTCAACGAGATCAGCGATAACCTGCATGAGCTGTCAAGCAGCAGCCGTTTTGCCTATGTACTGGAATATATCAGGGTGCATTTAAGTGATAAGCTTAATATTGATGCCCTGAGCCAGATGGCCTTCATGAGCAAAGCCAGCTTTTTCCGGGCATTCAGGCACGAGTTGGGGATCTCGCCGGTTGACTATATTATTAAAGAGCGCCTGCAATTAGCCAAACAGCTCATGAACAATCCGCAAAACAGTATCTCTGAAGCTTGCTTTAAAGCCGGATTCAATAACCTCAATTACTTTAGCCGCGCATTTAAGAAAATAGAGGGGACTACGCCAAGTTATTATAAAGCCAGGTCGCAGAGAGGGCATTTGAATTAA
- a CDS encoding redoxin domain-containing protein yields the protein MQTTNNNKYPFFDLLEVVAEPDLKFRKLKSLHPVKAGNLVPEFKLSNDYSRWQQFYNGAETHGPISQRNLLNKPLVISFYSRHWGQQGLAQLKQLNNLQHEVKASGGNLLIISDERTEDLEKWAWEQSLTLNFYHDTDKEIAQQFRVYSDDYPVWDRFSGIDENAPLLATYIIEPSKQVIYSHIDWDFLGTFSTEDIISTVYESALISNSRRSA from the coding sequence ATGCAAACCACAAATAATAATAAATACCCTTTTTTTGACCTGCTTGAAGTTGTTGCCGAACCCGATCTTAAATTTCGTAAACTGAAATCATTGCATCCTGTAAAAGCGGGCAATTTGGTTCCCGAATTTAAGTTAAGTAACGATTATAGCCGCTGGCAGCAATTTTACAATGGCGCCGAAACACATGGCCCAATTTCACAAAGGAATTTATTGAATAAGCCGCTGGTTATTTCTTTTTATTCGCGCCATTGGGGGCAGCAAGGCCTGGCGCAGCTTAAGCAGCTGAATAACCTTCAGCATGAGGTTAAGGCAAGCGGTGGTAACCTGCTTATCATCAGCGATGAACGTACCGAAGATCTTGAAAAATGGGCGTGGGAGCAAAGCCTCACCCTTAATTTTTATCATGACACCGATAAAGAAATAGCACAACAATTCAGGGTATACTCTGATGATTATCCGGTGTGGGACAGGTTTTCGGGCATTGACGAAAACGCGCCGTTATTGGCTACCTATATTATTGAACCATCAAAGCAGGTTATATACAGTCATATCGACTGGGATTTCCTGGGCACCTTTTCGACAGAAGACATCATCAGCACGGTTTATGAATCGGCATTGATCAGCAACAGCCGCAGATCAGCATAA
- a CDS encoding L,D-transpeptidase family protein, whose protein sequence is MQTRLKAPYILIFIVSVLALSGCKNIGKKHQLSKADSLKKKMVKEWTKTIPGNFSDQTELVFDSTRIVTFLQNHPALAPYERDLRSFYRKRKFAYAWYEKGTLIEQAGNLNDRLMNLQNEGIYKGIPYQKDLDSLIFDNHSKTRVKKPDIGTELMLTAQYFAFSKLAFRGMSDSVSRAVNWFLPRKKIAYDDYLDTLLKKPSKQAPAISEPVYRQYDLLKGFLAKYRQLDAHENWEPIALSKKLKPGDSSAIVARIKSRLYKLEDFKGDTLNNKFDDELKAAITQFQLRHGLSADGLPGPGTMAEMNVPLKSRIKQIIVNMERCRWLPVSLTTDYLAVNIPEFKLHVYHADSLLWSCNVVVGQKVHQTVIFYGEMQYVVFSPYWNLPESIVRNEVLPAMRSNRNYLNEHNMVITGQENGLPVIQQKPGPANSLGLVKFLFPNSYSIYLHDTPSRSLFGESSRAFSHGCIRVGEPAKLASFLLKYDSTWTTSRINKAMHLGKEQQVTLKQKMPVFIAYFTAFTDRNNLLNFRKDIYDRDEQLASMIMSGSGQY, encoded by the coding sequence ATGCAAACCAGGCTAAAAGCACCATATATCCTCATATTTATTGTAAGCGTTTTAGCCCTTTCCGGTTGTAAAAATATCGGTAAAAAACACCAGCTTTCTAAAGCAGATTCCCTTAAAAAGAAAATGGTCAAGGAGTGGACAAAGACCATTCCCGGCAATTTCAGCGATCAAACTGAACTTGTATTTGACAGTACCCGTATCGTCACATTTCTTCAAAATCACCCCGCTTTGGCTCCCTATGAGCGGGATCTGCGGAGTTTTTACCGTAAGCGTAAATTTGCCTATGCCTGGTATGAAAAAGGCACCTTAATTGAACAGGCCGGTAACCTGAACGACAGGCTGATGAACCTTCAAAATGAAGGCATATATAAAGGCATTCCTTATCAAAAAGATTTAGACTCCCTGATTTTTGACAATCATTCAAAAACCAGGGTTAAAAAGCCTGATATAGGCACCGAGTTAATGCTCACTGCCCAGTATTTTGCGTTTTCAAAACTGGCTTTCCGGGGTATGAGCGATTCGGTTAGCCGTGCAGTAAACTGGTTTCTGCCGCGTAAAAAGATAGCATATGATGATTACCTGGATACGCTTTTAAAAAAACCTTCAAAACAAGCCCCTGCTATAAGCGAACCAGTATACCGTCAGTACGACCTGCTGAAAGGTTTCCTGGCAAAATACCGCCAGCTTGATGCCCATGAAAATTGGGAACCAATTGCCCTTAGCAAAAAACTTAAACCCGGCGACTCGTCGGCCATAGTTGCCCGCATAAAATCCCGCCTTTATAAACTGGAAGATTTTAAAGGCGATACGCTCAACAACAAGTTTGATGATGAGCTTAAAGCAGCCATAACCCAATTCCAGCTCAGGCACGGCCTTAGCGCCGATGGCTTGCCCGGTCCGGGAACTATGGCCGAAATGAACGTGCCGCTCAAGTCCCGGATCAAACAAATCATTGTAAACATGGAGCGCTGCCGCTGGCTGCCGGTAAGTTTAACTACCGACTACCTTGCCGTGAATATCCCCGAATTTAAGCTACATGTTTACCATGCCGATAGCTTATTATGGAGCTGCAATGTAGTAGTTGGTCAAAAAGTACATCAAACCGTTATATTTTACGGCGAAATGCAGTATGTGGTATTCAGCCCATACTGGAACCTGCCCGAAAGCATAGTTCGTAATGAAGTTTTACCAGCCATGCGCAGCAACCGTAACTATCTTAATGAGCACAATATGGTTATTACCGGTCAGGAAAACGGCCTTCCGGTAATTCAGCAAAAACCGGGGCCGGCAAACTCATTGGGGCTGGTAAAATTCCTGTTCCCCAACAGTTACAGTATCTATTTGCATGATACGCCTTCAAGGTCGTTATTTGGCGAATCGTCGCGGGCATTCAGCCACGGTTGTATTCGTGTAGGCGAACCGGCCAAACTGGCTTCATTCCTTTTAAAATACGACAGCACATGGACAACCTCCCGTATTAATAAAGCCATGCATCTCGGTAAAGAACAACAGGTTACGCTTAAACAAAAAATGCCTGTATTTATAGCCTATTTTACCGCGTTTACCGACAGGAATAACCTTCTCAACTTCCGCAAAGATATTTATGACCGCGACGAGCAGCTTGCATCCATGATCATGTCAGGCAGCGGACAGTACTAA